In Peromyscus maniculatus bairdii isolate BWxNUB_F1_BW_parent chromosome 21, HU_Pman_BW_mat_3.1, whole genome shotgun sequence, one DNA window encodes the following:
- the LOC102911959 gene encoding uncharacterized protein LOC102911959 isoform X2, whose amino-acid sequence MAASTMSVCSDARTNSSWQVDDCPESCCEPTCCAPSCCHCCAPSPCLSFICTPVSCVSSPCCQSVCCTPSCCQQSSCQPACCTCSPCQPSCCVTLCCKPVCCTPICSGSSCCQPSCCVPVCCKPVCCTPICSGSSSCCQQSSCQPSCCQSSCCVPVCCKPVCCKPCSSVSLLCRPVCRPACCVPTSSCCASSCQPSCCRPASCVSLLCRPACSCPTC is encoded by the exons ATGGCCGCctccaccatgtctgtctgctctgaCGCCCGCACCAACTCCTCCTGGCAGGTGGACGACTGCCCAGAGAGCTGCTGTGAGCCTACCTGCTGTGCCCCcagctgctgcca ctgctgtgcCCCATCCCCCTGCCTGAGCTTCATCTGCACCCCAGTGAGCTGTGTGTCCAGCCCCTGCTGCCAATCTGTCTGCTGCACACCCTCATGCTGCCAACAGTCTAGCTGCCAGCCAGCTTGCTGCACCTGCTCCCCCTGCCAGCCGTCCTGCTGTGTGACTCTTTGCTGCAAGCCTGTCTGCTGCACACCCATCTGCTCTGGATCATCATGCTGCCAGCCATCCTGCTGTGTGCCCGTCTGCTGCAAGCCTGTCTGCTGCACACCCATCTGCTCTGGATCCTCCTCATGCTGCCAGCAGTCTAGCTGCCAGCCCTCATGCTGTCAATCCTCCTGCTGCGTGCCTGTCTGCTGCAAGCCtgtctgctgcaagccctgctccaGCGTGTCCCTGCTCTGCCGCCCTGTGTGCAGACCTGCCTGCTGTGTGCCCACCTCCTCCTGCTGTGCCTCctcctgccagcccagctgctgccgCCCAGCCTCCTGTGTGTCCCTGCTCTGCCGCCCTGCCTGCTCCTGCCCGACCTGCTGA
- the LOC121824841 gene encoding uncharacterized protein LOC121824841 isoform X2 — translation MAASTMSVCSDARTNSSWQVDDCPESCCEPTCCAPSCCQSSCCVPSCCAPTPCATLICTPVSCVSSPCCQSVCCSPSCCQQSSCQPSCCQSSCCVPVCCKPVCCTPICSGSSSCCQQSSCQPSCCQSSCCVPVCCTPVCSGSSSCCQQSSCQPSCCQSFCCVPVCCKPVCCKPCSSVSLLCRPVCRPACCVPTSSCCASSCQPSCCKPCSSISLLCRPVCQKSSC, via the exons ATGGCCGCctccaccatgtctgtctgctctgaCGCCCGCACCAACTCCTCCTGGCAGGTGGACGACTGCCCAGAGAGCTGCTGTGAGCCTACCTGCTGTGCCCCCAGCTGCTGCCAGTCCAGTTGTTGTGTGCCCAGCTGCTGTGCCCCCA CCCCCTGCGCTACTCTCATCTGCACCCCAGTGAGCTGTGTGTCCAGCCCCTGCTGCCAATCTGTCTGCTGTTCACCCTCATGCTGCCAGCAGTCTAGCTGCCAGCCCTCATGCTGCCAATCTTcctgctgtgtgcctgtctgcTGCAAGCCTGTCTGCTGCACACCCATCTGCTCTGGATCCTCCTCATGCTGCCAGCAGTCTAGCTGCCAGCCCTCATGCTGTCAATCTTcctgctgtgtgcctgtctgcTGCACACCCGTCTGCTCTGGATCCTCCTCATGCTGCCAGCAGTCTAGCTGCCAGCCCTCATGCTGTCAATCTTTCTGCTGCGTGCCTGTCTGCTGCAAGCCtgtctgctgcaagccctgctccaGCGTGTCCCTGCTCTGCCGCCCTGTGTGCAGACCTGCCTGCTGTGTGCCCACCTCCTCCTGCTGTGCCTCctcctgccagcccagctgctgcaagccctgctccaGCATTTCCCTGCTCTGCCGCCCTGTGTGCCAGAAGTCCAGCTGCTGA
- the LOC121824841 gene encoding uncharacterized protein LOC121824841 isoform X1: MAASTMSVCSDARTNSSWQVDDCPESCCEPTCCAPSCCQSSCCVPSCCAPSCCVPSCCAPSCCQSSCCAPAPCATLICTPVSCVSSPCCQSVCCSPSCCQQSSCQPSCCQSSCCVPVCCKPVCCTPICSGSSSCCQQSSCQPSCCQSSCCVPVCCTPVCSGSSSCCQQSSCQPSCCQSFCCVPVCCKPVCCKPCSSVSLLCRPVCRPACCVPTSSCCASSCQPSCCKPCSSISLLCRPVCQKSSC, from the coding sequence ATGGCCGCctccaccatgtctgtctgctctgaCGCCCGCACCAACTCCTCCTGGCAGGTGGACGACTGCCCAGAGAGCTGCTGTGAGCCTACCTGCTGTGCCCCCAGCTGCTGCCAGTCCAGTTGTTGTGTGCCCAGCTGCTGTGCCCCCAGCTGTTGTGTGCCCAGCTGCTGTGCCCCcagctgctgccagtccagctgctgtGCCCCAGCCCCCTGCGCTACTCTCATCTGCACCCCAGTGAGCTGTGTGTCCAGCCCCTGCTGCCAATCTGTCTGCTGTTCACCCTCATGCTGCCAGCAGTCTAGCTGCCAGCCCTCATGCTGCCAATCTTcctgctgtgtgcctgtctgcTGCAAGCCTGTCTGCTGCACACCCATCTGCTCTGGATCCTCCTCATGCTGCCAGCAGTCTAGCTGCCAGCCCTCATGCTGTCAATCTTcctgctgtgtgcctgtctgcTGCACACCCGTCTGCTCTGGATCCTCCTCATGCTGCCAGCAGTCTAGCTGCCAGCCCTCATGCTGTCAATCTTTCTGCTGCGTGCCTGTCTGCTGCAAGCCtgtctgctgcaagccctgctccaGCGTGTCCCTGCTCTGCCGCCCTGTGTGCAGACCTGCCTGCTGTGTGCCCACCTCCTCCTGCTGTGCCTCctcctgccagcccagctgctgcaagccctgctccaGCATTTCCCTGCTCTGCCGCCCTGTGTGCCAGAAGTCCAGCTGCTGA
- the LOC121824841 gene encoding uncharacterized protein LOC121824841 isoform X3 has protein sequence MAASTMSVCSDARTNSSWQVDDCPESCCEPTCCAPTPCATLICTPVSCVSSPCCQSVCCSPSCCQQSSCQPSCCQSSCCVPVCCKPVCCTPICSGSSSCCQQSSCQPSCCQSSCCVPVCCTPVCSGSSSCCQQSSCQPSCCQSFCCVPVCCKPVCCKPCSSVSLLCRPVCRPACCVPTSSCCASSCQPSCCKPCSSISLLCRPVCQKSSC, from the exons ATGGCCGCctccaccatgtctgtctgctctgaCGCCCGCACCAACTCCTCCTGGCAGGTGGACGACTGCCCAGAGAGCTGCTGTGAGCCTACCTGCTGTGCCCCCA CCCCCTGCGCTACTCTCATCTGCACCCCAGTGAGCTGTGTGTCCAGCCCCTGCTGCCAATCTGTCTGCTGTTCACCCTCATGCTGCCAGCAGTCTAGCTGCCAGCCCTCATGCTGCCAATCTTcctgctgtgtgcctgtctgcTGCAAGCCTGTCTGCTGCACACCCATCTGCTCTGGATCCTCCTCATGCTGCCAGCAGTCTAGCTGCCAGCCCTCATGCTGTCAATCTTcctgctgtgtgcctgtctgcTGCACACCCGTCTGCTCTGGATCCTCCTCATGCTGCCAGCAGTCTAGCTGCCAGCCCTCATGCTGTCAATCTTTCTGCTGCGTGCCTGTCTGCTGCAAGCCtgtctgctgcaagccctgctccaGCGTGTCCCTGCTCTGCCGCCCTGTGTGCAGACCTGCCTGCTGTGTGCCCACCTCCTCCTGCTGTGCCTCctcctgccagcccagctgctgcaagccctgctccaGCATTTCCCTGCTCTGCCGCCCTGTGTGCCAGAAGTCCAGCTGCTGA
- the LOC143266692 gene encoding uncharacterized protein LOC143266692, whose amino-acid sequence MADTCCTRTCVIAASTTSVCSSNLSCGSRICAPGACTGASWQVDNCQESYCEPPCCTPSCCVPTPCLLCTPVSCGSSPCCQSACTSCCTPSCCQQSSCQPACCTCSPCQQPCCPSCCVPVCCKPVCCTPICSGSSPCCQQSSCQPSCCQSSCCMPVCCKPVCCTPICSGSSCCQPSCCVPVCCKPVCCKPCSSVSLLCRPVCRPACCVPTSSCCASSCQPSCCKPCSSVSLLCRPACCGLSSCQKSSC is encoded by the exons ATGGCTGACACCTGCTGCACGAGGACCTGCGTAATTGCTGCGTCCACCACATCTGTCTGCTCTAGCAATCTGAGCTGTGGCAGCCGGATCTGCGCTCCCGGCGCCTGCACGGGTGCCTCCTGGCAGGTGGACAATTGCCAGGAGAGCTATTGTGAGCCCCCATGCTGTACTCCCAGCTGCTGTGTCCCAACCCCCTGCCTCCTCTGCACCCCAGTGAGCTGTGGGTCCAGCCCCTGCTGCCAGTCTGCCTGCACCAGCTGTTGCACACCCTCATGCTGCCAGCAGTCTAGCTGTCAGCCTGCTTGCTGCACCTGCTCCCCCTGCCAGCAGCCTTGTTGC CCGTCCTGCTGTGTGCCCGTCTGCTGCAAGCCTGTCTGCTGCACACCCATCTGCTCTGGATCCTCCCCATGCTGCCAGCAGTCTAGCTGCCAGCCCTCATGCTGTCAGTCTTCCTGCTGCATGCCTGTCTGCTGCAAGCCTGTCTGCTGCACACCCATCTGCTCTGGATCCTCATGCTGCCAGCCATcctgctgtgtgcctgtctgctgcaagcctgtctgctgcaagccctgctccaGCGTGTCCCTGCTCTGCCGCCCTGTGTGCAGACCTGCCTGCTGTGTGCCCACCTCCTCCTGCTGTGCCTCctcctgccagcccagctgctgcaagccctgctccaGCGTGTCCCTGCTCTGCCGCCctgcctgctgtggcctctcctcatgCCAGAAGTCCAGCTGCTGA
- the LOC102911959 gene encoding uncharacterized protein LOC102911959 isoform X1 has product MAASTMSVCSDARTNSSWQVDDCPESCCEPTCCAPSCCQSSCCVPSCCQPSCCQPSCCAPSPCLSFICTPVSCVSSPCCQSVCCTPSCCQQSSCQPACCTCSPCQPSCCVTLCCKPVCCTPICSGSSCCQPSCCVPVCCKPVCCTPICSGSSSCCQQSSCQPSCCQSSCCVPVCCKPVCCKPCSSVSLLCRPVCRPACCVPTSSCCASSCQPSCCRPASCVSLLCRPACSCPTC; this is encoded by the coding sequence ATGGCCGCctccaccatgtctgtctgctctgaCGCCCGCACCAACTCCTCCTGGCAGGTGGACGACTGCCCAGAGAGCTGCTGTGAGCCTACCTGCTGTGCCCCcagctgctgccagtccagctgctgtgtgcccagctgctgccaacccagctgctgccagcccagctgctgtgcCCCATCCCCCTGCCTGAGCTTCATCTGCACCCCAGTGAGCTGTGTGTCCAGCCCCTGCTGCCAATCTGTCTGCTGCACACCCTCATGCTGCCAACAGTCTAGCTGCCAGCCAGCTTGCTGCACCTGCTCCCCCTGCCAGCCGTCCTGCTGTGTGACTCTTTGCTGCAAGCCTGTCTGCTGCACACCCATCTGCTCTGGATCATCATGCTGCCAGCCATCCTGCTGTGTGCCCGTCTGCTGCAAGCCTGTCTGCTGCACACCCATCTGCTCTGGATCCTCCTCATGCTGCCAGCAGTCTAGCTGCCAGCCCTCATGCTGTCAATCCTCCTGCTGCGTGCCTGTCTGCTGCAAGCCtgtctgctgcaagccctgctccaGCGTGTCCCTGCTCTGCCGCCCTGTGTGCAGACCTGCCTGCTGTGTGCCCACCTCCTCCTGCTGTGCCTCctcctgccagcccagctgctgccgCCCAGCCTCCTGTGTGTCCCTGCTCTGCCGCCCTGCCTGCTCCTGCCCGACCTGCTGA